One Scytonema millei VB511283 DNA segment encodes these proteins:
- a CDS encoding orange carotenoid-binding protein, protein MTYTIESAQNIFSGTQIPSPIPATIALFDQLSVDDRLAYLWYAYTEMGRTITPAAPGAARLQLAEGLLTQIKQMSPEEQTKVMRDLANRIDTPINRSYGFFSVNTKLAFWYELGELMKQGIVAPIPTGYQMSPGVKVVLEATQKLDPGQQITVLRNTVVDMGFDTSDLTPSSSRKSVEPVFERTEPVTTNVKIEGIDEPAVLQYVEAMNADNFAAAIALFTADGALQPPFQKPIVGHEAIAKYMREEAQGLNMMPKQGICEVQPDGSKQVKVTGVVQTPWFGVNVGMNIAWRFLINPQGKIFFVAIDMLASPQELLNLRRM, encoded by the coding sequence ACATTTTCTCTGGAACTCAAATCCCCAGTCCAATTCCAGCCACCATAGCGCTGTTCGACCAACTGAGCGTTGACGATCGCCTAGCGTACCTTTGGTATGCTTACACGGAAATGGGTCGGACAATCACCCCCGCAGCTCCAGGCGCGGCTCGTTTACAACTGGCGGAAGGATTGCTCACCCAAATCAAACAAATGTCTCCTGAAGAGCAAACCAAAGTCATGCGCGATCTTGCTAATCGCATTGACACTCCGATCAACCGTTCCTATGGTTTCTTCAGCGTGAATACCAAGCTAGCTTTTTGGTACGAGTTAGGAGAGTTGATGAAACAGGGGATCGTCGCTCCAATTCCAACTGGCTATCAAATGTCTCCTGGTGTCAAAGTCGTCCTAGAAGCAACCCAGAAACTCGATCCAGGTCAGCAGATCACAGTTCTGCGTAACACAGTTGTAGACATGGGATTCGATACATCCGACTTGACTCCCAGCAGTTCTCGAAAGAGTGTAGAACCAGTATTTGAACGCACCGAACCCGTCACCACCAATGTCAAGATTGAAGGCATTGACGAGCCTGCGGTGTTGCAATATGTCGAAGCAATGAACGCAGACAATTTCGCCGCTGCTATTGCTTTGTTTACTGCTGATGGTGCTTTACAACCCCCATTTCAAAAGCCAATTGTCGGTCATGAGGCGATCGCGAAATACATGCGCGAAGAAGCACAAGGGTTAAACATGATGCCGAAACAAGGGATCTGTGAAGTACAACCGGATGGCTCCAAACAAGTAAAAGTCACTGGTGTCGTCCAAACTCCTTGGTTTGGTGTCAACGTTGGGATGAATATTGCTTGGCGGTTTTTGATTAATCCTCAAGGCAAGATTTTCTTCGTAGCAATTGATATGCTTGCTTCTCCCCAAGAGCTACTCAACCTGCGCCGGATGTAA
- a CDS encoding iron uptake porin yields the protein MHKFLLQVLPLASVILACHAIDSYRASAETNTVEVSSKQTLASTNYAREAKLLLPADRRDRHATDRTSIEPETDLATIPRVEIPEAASGDPMAQVTSVSQLSDVQPTDWAFQALQSLVERYGCIAGYPDSTYRGNRALTRYEFAAGLNACLDRINELIATASADTVKKEDADTLQKLQTEFAAELSALRGRVDTLEAATAELEANQFSTTTKLNALVWSHVTGAFADGDVQFESVDIFPPDAFGGVVARRGGRDAVTGRPVVQELTEDPEITLSNHLWLNFDTSFNGRDSLKLRLAAGNADSPANQFTSAGLYNTYGVPFFDQTAGIQGLDNDIFLHELFYSFPVGDNLEIVFGPRINWYRYFDYNAFTFILTGANSFNSNGGTLVNAIDRGSGAAVIWKPSEQFQFAVAYLGENTEFLSSTIATGYNTSSDPRFGLFGGTYTATAELTYSPSQNFNLRFLYNRTRIQAINGVIGGATGEPIYGIADNGSSAVFDPVTGLVADGGLDAGLANTFGVNFDWLVTPGIGLFGRYTYAKTNLVPGDGEIEAQAMQAGVAFPDLGKEGALLTISYVRPFAILDGRDFLVAGGGNGGVQYEFEANYYFPLTDNIALVPAFYLIANPNNFSDNPTIYVGNLRAQFSF from the coding sequence ATGCATAAATTCTTGTTGCAAGTATTGCCGCTTGCCTCGGTAATATTAGCGTGTCATGCTATTGATAGCTATAGGGCAAGTGCGGAGACTAACACGGTAGAAGTTAGCTCAAAACAGACACTAGCTAGCACGAATTACGCTCGCGAAGCTAAATTATTGTTACCAGCTGATAGGCGCGATCGTCACGCAACCGATCGTACTTCCATAGAACCTGAAACCGATCTAGCGACGATTCCTAGAGTCGAGATACCGGAAGCAGCAAGTGGTGACCCGATGGCGCAAGTCACATCTGTATCGCAGCTATCAGATGTCCAACCGACTGACTGGGCATTTCAAGCGTTACAGTCATTGGTAGAGCGCTACGGTTGTATTGCCGGATATCCAGACAGCACCTATCGCGGCAACCGTGCTTTAACGAGATATGAATTTGCGGCTGGTTTGAATGCCTGTTTGGACAGAATTAACGAACTTATTGCCACAGCATCGGCAGATACCGTCAAGAAAGAAGATGCCGATACACTGCAAAAATTGCAGACAGAATTTGCCGCTGAATTGTCTGCTTTGCGCGGTCGTGTGGATACTTTAGAAGCAGCGACAGCAGAACTAGAAGCCAATCAATTCTCGACGACGACGAAATTAAACGCTCTAGTTTGGTCTCACGTTACGGGAGCCTTTGCGGATGGCGACGTGCAGTTTGAATCAGTCGATATCTTTCCCCCAGATGCATTTGGCGGTGTTGTGGCTAGACGAGGGGGAAGAGATGCAGTAACTGGTAGACCAGTCGTACAAGAACTAACAGAAGATCCAGAAATCACTCTTAGCAATCACCTATGGCTCAACTTCGATACTTCCTTTAACGGTAGAGACAGCCTTAAACTAAGGCTAGCCGCAGGAAATGCTGATTCTCCCGCCAATCAATTTACCTCCGCAGGGCTTTACAATACCTATGGCGTACCCTTTTTCGATCAAACTGCGGGTATCCAAGGGTTAGATAACGATATCTTCCTTCATGAATTGTTTTATAGTTTTCCCGTGGGAGACAATCTTGAAATTGTTTTTGGTCCCCGCATTAATTGGTATCGTTATTTTGACTACAACGCTTTTACCTTCATCCTCACAGGTGCGAATAGTTTTAACTCCAATGGCGGTACGCTAGTCAATGCGATCGACCGAGGTTCGGGAGCAGCTGTAATTTGGAAACCCAGCGAGCAATTTCAATTTGCAGTCGCTTATCTTGGAGAAAACACAGAATTTCTCTCTAGTACGATCGCAACTGGGTACAACACCTCTAGCGATCCGAGATTTGGCTTATTTGGTGGTACTTATACGGCAACGGCTGAACTCACTTACTCGCCCAGCCAAAATTTTAATTTGAGATTTCTATATAACCGGACTCGGATTCAAGCCATTAACGGCGTGATTGGCGGAGCGACGGGAGAGCCAATTTACGGAATTGCAGATAACGGCAGTTCGGCAGTATTCGACCCTGTGACAGGACTAGTTGCTGATGGTGGTTTGGATGCTGGTTTAGCCAATACCTTTGGAGTTAACTTCGATTGGTTGGTCACTCCAGGTATCGGTTTATTCGGACGTTACACCTACGCCAAGACAAATCTAGTGCCTGGTGATGGAGAAATTGAAGCCCAAGCAATGCAGGCTGGTGTTGCTTTTCCCGATTTGGGTAAGGAGGGGGCGCTGTTAACTATCTCTTATGTCAGACCGTTTGCCATCTTGGACGGGCGCGATTTTCTCGTTGCTGGCGGCGGAAATGGTGGCGTGCAGTACGAGTTTGAAGCGAATTACTATTTTCCACTCACAGATAATATAGCTTTAGTACCAGCGTTTTATCTGATTGCCAATCCAAATAACTTTAGCGATAACCCAACGATCTATGTAGGTAACTTAAGGGCGCAGTTTAGCTTTTAA
- a CDS encoding pentapeptide repeat-containing protein gives MNVDTLLELYTAGKRDFSCFDLRRVDLSEINLSGAILSRAELAGANLNGANLKGVKLSEANLSGATLWRTDLSNATLYKAILSRTILIKANLSSVDLRDTLLNRADLRLTNLTGANLSGANLTGTDLRYAQLKLVELTGVDLSQACIVGASLQDSLLYDYDENN, from the coding sequence ATGAATGTTGATACTCTACTAGAGCTTTATACTGCTGGCAAAAGAGATTTTAGCTGTTTTGACTTGCGCAGAGTTGATTTGAGTGAAATCAATTTGAGTGGAGCCATCTTGAGTAGAGCAGAGTTAGCTGGAGCCAACCTGAATGGAGCCAACTTAAAAGGAGTCAAGCTCAGCGAGGCAAACTTATCTGGCGCTACACTCTGGAGAACTGACCTTAGCAATGCGACTTTGTATAAAGCCATCCTGAGTAGAACAATTCTCATTAAAGCCAATTTGAGCAGTGTGGATCTACGTGACACTTTATTAAATAGAGCAGATTTGCGCTTAACGAATTTAACTGGAGCCAATCTCAGTGGTGCTAATCTGACCGGAACAGATTTACGTTACGCGCAATTAAAGTTAGTAGAACTAACTGGGGTAGATCTGAGTCAAGCATGTATAGTTGGAGCATCGCTCCAAGACTCATTATTGTATGATTATGACGAAAATAATTAG
- a CDS encoding J domain-containing protein, with product MSDRVSDRMTDQATHYTLLGLHPSASPIEIRRAYRHLSKLYHPDTTDLPSAIATVKFQQLNEAYATLSNPERRTNYDMHIGYSRLYVIQPPPDFQRAASRQDGRRSSAYLDPTDRPLSSGEVFVLFILGLTFIGCILLAIAIATIRGDTLQTPVPPAQLSIVSYQLSVKSG from the coding sequence ATGTCAGACCGCGTGTCAGACCGCATGACAGACCAAGCCACTCACTATACCCTGCTTGGACTGCATCCCTCGGCATCGCCAATCGAAATTCGTCGTGCCTACCGACATCTCAGCAAACTTTATCACCCTGACACAACTGACTTACCTTCAGCAATTGCTACTGTCAAATTTCAGCAGCTCAACGAAGCATATGCCACGCTGAGCAATCCAGAACGGCGGACGAATTACGATATGCATATTGGCTATTCTCGTCTGTATGTCATCCAACCACCTCCAGATTTTCAGCGCGCAGCCTCACGACAAGACGGACGGCGTTCCTCTGCTTACCTCGACCCTACAGATCGTCCCCTGTCATCTGGAGAAGTGTTTGTCTTATTTATTTTGGGATTGACCTTCATAGGTTGTATATTATTGGCGATCGCTATTGCTACGATCCGGGGTGATACCTTGCAAACTCCAGTCCCGCCAGCTCAGTTATCAATTGTCAGTTATCAGTTATCAGTAAAGAGTGGCTAG